CGACGAGTTCTTCTACGCCGATCTCGAAGGCCTCGAGGCAGTCGATGCGACAGGTCGCAGTCATGGCACGGTCACCGGTATCTTCGATTTCGGCGCTGGCGACCTTCTAGAACTGAAGGGGCCGGGAAAGCGGCCGGTGCTAATTCCCTTTTCCGAGGCTGCCGTCGTGGAGATCGACTTCGAAAATGGTCGCCTGCTGATCGATCCGGTCGCTGCCGGCATCGAGGGTGGCGACGAGGACGGTCCGGGCAGCCGGCGCCGCCGCCCGCCGCAGGAAGGGGAATGACGTGGCATTCCGCGCCACCATCCTGACGCTCTACCCGGAAATGTTCCCGGGCTTTCTCGGCCAGTCGCTGTCGGGCAAGGCGCTTTCACGCGATGACTGGTCATTGGAAACCGTGCAGATCCGCGATTTCGCCACCGATCGCCACCGCACGGTCGACGACACCCCAGCCGGTGGTGGCGCGGGTATGGTGCTAAAGCCCGATGTGTTGGCGCGTGCCATCGATCATGCCGCGCCGGAGAGCGACACACGCCCCCGTCTGCTGATGAGCCCGCGGGGGCGACCGCTGACGCAGGAGCGCGTTCGCGAGCTGGCTGCCGGCGAGGGTGTGGTCATTGTCTGCGGCCGCTTCGAGGGTGTTGACCAGCGCGTGATCGATGGGCGCGGCCTCGAGGAGGTCTCGATCGGCGACTATATCCTTTCGGGTGGCGAGCCGGCGGCGATGATCCTGCTCGATGCGATTGTGCGAATTCGGCCCGGCGTGATGGGCAATGCGCTTTCCGGCGTGCACGAGAGCTTCGAGGGCGGCCTTCTGGAACATCCGCACTATACCCGCCCGCAAGTCTGGGAAGGACGGGAGGTCCCTGCCGTGCTCGCTTCCGGCCATCACGGCGAGATCGAGAAATGGCGCATGGCGGAGGCGCGCAGGCTGACTGAGGAACGTCGTCCGGACCTTTTGGCCACTCAGCCCGTGGCGAAGTAGTAGATCGTCAGCATTCCCCCGACAGCCACGACCAACGCCCGGATCACGTTCTGTGGCACGCGGCGGGCTACCCAGACGCCGGAATAGCCACCGATCGCACCGGCCGGGATCATTACCGCAGCCTGTGGCCAAGCGACCACGTCGCCACTGGTAAAGACGATGATCGCAACGGCGGCGATCAGCATGGCGAGAAAATTCTTCAGAGCATTGAGCTTGTGATAGTCGCCGCCCTTGGAAAGGCCGAGGACGGCAAGCGTCATGATCCCCTGGCCCGCACCGAAAAAGCCTCCATAGATCGAGGTGGCGAACTGGCCGAAGAGGCCGAGCGGTCCGAGCGGCTGCTCGGCATGCAAGTGCTTCGGCCGCAGCAGCGGACCGGCTGCGAAGATCGCGGTCGCGACAAGCAGCAGCCAGGGCACCAGCGCGCGAAAACCGGGGTTCGACATGGAGATCAACAGCAGCGAGCCCCCGACGCCGCCGATCAGCGAGAGAACGCCGACCTTGAGTGCTTCCTTCCAATCGGAACGGATTTCGCGCCAGTAGGCCATGGCCGACGTGACGTAGCCGGGGAACTGCGTGATCGAGGAGGTGGCGTTGGCGACGATCGGCGGCAGGCCGATCAACGTCATGGCGCCGAAAGTGAGAAAGGTGCCGCCGCCTGCAATCGCATTGACGACACCAGACAGAAATCCGGCAACGAACAGGAACGCGGCATCGACAAACGACATACTACCCCCTCGGGCGACCTCCCCCGGCCGCCAGCTGACGGATCGGCTGATATCGTTGGTAAAGGCGCTCGGCAATCCCTGCTATCGGAAAAGGCGCTTTCTCGCTTTGGCGGGGATGACAAGCGCTGTCGATTGGTGTATTGGCCGGCACGGTTTTGGGATAATCCCGGAAAGCCGCAAAGCAAAGAATGGCGAATCCGCTCCTGTCCGGCAACGGACAAATCTCCGAGATCTTAATCGAAGGGGAGAAGGTCGAGCGCTCTGGCTGTTTCAGAAGAACGTAAAGGTTAGACCGATGAACATCATCCAGCAGCTCGAGGCCGAACAGGCCGCCAAGATCGAAGCCAAGCGCAAGCTTCCGGAATTCTCCCCGGGCGACACCCTGCGCGTCAATGTCCGCGTGACGGAAGGCAGCCGTACCCGCGTTCAGGCCTACGAAGGCGTTTGCATCGCCCGTTCCGGCGGCGGCATCAACGAGAGCTTCACCGTCCGCAAGATTTCCTACGGCGAAGGCGTCGAGCGCGTATTCCCCATTTATTCCCCGATCGTCGAGAGCGTGGAAGTCGTTCGCCGCGGTAAGGTTCGCCGCGCGAAGCTCTACTATCTGCGTGATCGTCGCGGCAAGTCGGCTCGTATCGTCGAGAACACCGGTACCCGCGCCCGCAAGCTGAACGACGCCGAGCGCGCGGCGATTGCCGAGGAAAAGGCACGTCTGGAAGCCGAGAAGGTAGCAGCCGCTCAGGCGCTCGCCGCTGAAAAGGCAGCAGCAGAAGCCGCCGAAGCTGCAAAGGCAGCGGAAACCGCAGCCGAATAAGGGTTGCGAACAGATATTTGAAAAAGCCGTCGGGAGCGATCCCGGCGGCTTTTTCGTGTTGCCGGGACAATTGTCCTTAAAGGGTCGAATTTTTGGTCGCTGTGTCTAGCAATCACCCATGGTCGAACGGCAACCGTTGCGGACAGGAATTATCTGATGCACCCGAAATCTGGCATGATCTCGCTTGCCAGCGCCGATCGATCTATGACAGGTTTCGCTCGCCACAATTCAGGAGAATTCCTATGCTGTTCCGCCGCACCGTTCTCGCCGGGCTCTCCGCCCTTGCTCTGATGCCGCTGACTGCTGCCGCAGCCGACCTGCCCGATCTCGGAGGAAAGACGGTCGTTGTCGTCACCGAGAACGCCTATCCGCCGCTGCAGTTCGTTGACCCGAAGACTGGTGAGCAGATCGGCTGGGAATACGATGCGATGAACGAGATCGCCAAGCGCTTGAACTTCAAGGTCGAGTACCAGAACACCAGCTGGGACGCGATGATCCAGGCGGTTCATGACGGTCAGTACCAGATCGGCATGACGGGCATCACCATCAAGGACGATCGCAAGGAAAAGGTCGATTTCTCCGATCCCTATATGCGTTCACAGCAGTTCATGCTGGTGCGCGCCGACGAGAACCGCTTCACCGACGCCAAGACCTTCGGTGCCTTTGCTGACGGTCTGATCGCTGCGCAGCCCGGCACCTCGCCCTTCTACACGGCCGTCTACGAAATTCTTGATGGGAACGAGCAGAACCCGCGCATCAAGCTGTTCGAGACCTTCGGGGCAACGGTGCAGGCGCTCAAGGCTGGTGATGTCGATCTGGTTCTCACCGACAGCGTCGCAGCCAAGGGCTATGTCGATGCCTCCGAAGGCAAGCTGAAGGTCATCGGCGAGCCGCTCGGCACCGAGGATTTCGGCTTCATCTATCCGAAGGGCTCCGACCTTGTTGCACCGATCAACGCCGCGATCGCCGCGCTGAAGGCGGATGGTACGCTGGACGCGCTGAACAAGAAGTGGTTCCTCGACTACAAGATGGGGCAGTAAGCGCTACCGATGCCATCCGCATCTCCCCGTCCGGGAACAACGCAGGGCGACTATCCTTGGTGGTTGGTCGCCCTTGTCGCGATCGGC
The Rhizobium sp. ARZ01 genome window above contains:
- the rimM gene encoding ribosome maturation factor RimM (Essential for efficient processing of 16S rRNA), which translates into the protein MSKLENPVLVGTVGAAQGLRGEVRVKAYTHDPASLGDYGNLHSEDGRVFEVLEIREAKNMAVVRFRGINDRNAAEALKGLDLFIERDKLPDEELDDDEFFYADLEGLEAVDATGRSHGTVTGIFDFGAGDLLELKGPGKRPVLIPFSEAAVVEIDFENGRLLIDPVAAGIEGGDEDGPGSRRRRPPQEGE
- the trmD gene encoding tRNA (guanosine(37)-N1)-methyltransferase TrmD — its product is MAFRATILTLYPEMFPGFLGQSLSGKALSRDDWSLETVQIRDFATDRHRTVDDTPAGGGAGMVLKPDVLARAIDHAAPESDTRPRLLMSPRGRPLTQERVRELAAGEGVVIVCGRFEGVDQRVIDGRGLEEVSIGDYILSGGEPAAMILLDAIVRIRPGVMGNALSGVHESFEGGLLEHPHYTRPQVWEGREVPAVLASGHHGEIEKWRMAEARRLTEERRPDLLATQPVAK
- a CDS encoding sulfite exporter TauE/SafE family protein, encoding MSFVDAAFLFVAGFLSGVVNAIAGGGTFLTFGAMTLIGLPPIVANATSSITQFPGYVTSAMAYWREIRSDWKEALKVGVLSLIGGVGGSLLLISMSNPGFRALVPWLLLVATAIFAAGPLLRPKHLHAEQPLGPLGLFGQFATSIYGGFFGAGQGIMTLAVLGLSKGGDYHKLNALKNFLAMLIAAVAIIVFTSGDVVAWPQAAVMIPAGAIGGYSGVWVARRVPQNVIRALVVAVGGMLTIYYFATG
- the rplS gene encoding 50S ribosomal protein L19, with translation MNIIQQLEAEQAAKIEAKRKLPEFSPGDTLRVNVRVTEGSRTRVQAYEGVCIARSGGGINESFTVRKISYGEGVERVFPIYSPIVESVEVVRRGKVRRAKLYYLRDRRGKSARIVENTGTRARKLNDAERAAIAEEKARLEAEKVAAAQALAAEKAAAEAAEAAKAAETAAE
- a CDS encoding transporter substrate-binding domain-containing protein gives rise to the protein MLFRRTVLAGLSALALMPLTAAAADLPDLGGKTVVVVTENAYPPLQFVDPKTGEQIGWEYDAMNEIAKRLNFKVEYQNTSWDAMIQAVHDGQYQIGMTGITIKDDRKEKVDFSDPYMRSQQFMLVRADENRFTDAKTFGAFADGLIAAQPGTSPFYTAVYEILDGNEQNPRIKLFETFGATVQALKAGDVDLVLTDSVAAKGYVDASEGKLKVIGEPLGTEDFGFIYPKGSDLVAPINAAIAALKADGTLDALNKKWFLDYKMGQ